A DNA window from Chlamydia felis Fe/C-56 contains the following coding sequences:
- the lpxK gene encoding tetraacyldisaccharide 4'-kinase, whose amino-acid sequence MKTRLPSPFFILYRRLTVAISFGKILGWGYLGRVLSWIFARTASFRRKLLFSAPYRSSSTVISVGNIVLGGAGKTPTVLWLAEALKARGYSCAVLSRGYKGKCSRQGKLTIVNPETHDAAYVGDEPLLMAKKLSKGSVFVHKDRRVAAKEASRNFDILILDDGFQNQKLHKDMEIVVVNGQDPLGGEAFFPRGRLRDFPQRLGEADAVIVNGSCSVENQKRLNTWCTSPKIFVEPRISQILWAPSGEQLSLDSLSGLAAGVFCGLGFPQGFLDMLKRAGVKILGTYLLPDHAGITKKELHYFCSKIAMRQGQGILCTEKDSMNLGNLIHEPGMLPIGMVQMHFDFIDLEGSTASLLDRIDQIHNGKR is encoded by the coding sequence ATGAAAACACGCCTTCCTTCGCCTTTTTTTATTTTGTATCGCCGCCTAACCGTAGCTATTAGTTTTGGGAAAATCCTAGGTTGGGGGTATTTGGGTCGCGTCCTTTCTTGGATATTTGCCCGTACCGCAAGCTTTCGACGAAAGCTACTTTTTTCAGCACCCTACCGTTCCTCTTCTACTGTAATCAGTGTGGGAAATATTGTTCTTGGGGGAGCGGGGAAAACACCCACAGTATTGTGGTTGGCTGAAGCTCTAAAGGCACGAGGATATTCCTGTGCTGTTCTTTCTCGTGGCTATAAGGGAAAATGCAGCCGTCAGGGAAAGCTCACTATAGTGAACCCAGAGACGCATGACGCAGCTTATGTTGGAGATGAACCTTTGCTTATGGCAAAGAAGCTCTCCAAGGGATCTGTTTTTGTGCATAAGGATCGTAGGGTTGCTGCTAAGGAAGCTTCTAGAAATTTTGACATTTTGATTTTGGATGACGGTTTCCAAAATCAAAAACTACACAAAGACATGGAAATTGTCGTAGTTAATGGTCAGGACCCTTTGGGAGGAGAAGCTTTCTTCCCTCGCGGGCGTCTTCGGGATTTTCCTCAGAGATTGGGGGAGGCCGATGCGGTAATAGTTAACGGTTCTTGTAGTGTTGAGAACCAGAAACGTTTAAATACTTGGTGTACATCGCCAAAAATTTTTGTTGAGCCTCGCATTTCTCAAATACTTTGGGCACCGAGTGGGGAGCAACTTTCTCTGGATAGCCTTTCAGGGTTAGCCGCCGGAGTTTTCTGTGGTCTGGGATTTCCACAGGGATTTCTTGATATGTTAAAACGTGCCGGAGTGAAAATATTAGGAACATATTTGTTACCTGATCACGCGGGAATAACGAAAAAAGAGCTGCACTACTTCTGTTCAAAGATAGCTATGCGTCAGGGGCAGGGGATATTGTGCACAGAAAAGGATAGCATGAATCTCGGCAACTTGATTCATGAGCCGGGGATGCTACCGATTGGTATGGTGCAAATGCATTTTGATTTTATAGATCTTGAAGGTTCTACCGCTTCTTTGCTGGATAGAATAGATCAAATACATAATGGTAAGAGGTAA
- a CDS encoding riboflavin synthase, whose amino-acid sequence MFSGIVQELGEIFSIQPRDEGLTIGVKCSSTCVSTLESGCSVAIDGICLTLVKLEEEGLMFFDIIPETLVCTTIGERIVGDRVNIERSLKASDEIGGHMVSGHVCGVGEIVRIEKNRYYFRVPSSLSIYLFEKGFIAVDGISLTVVTVEEDVFSVGLIPETLSRTTLGYKREGAKVNIEPDMATKTQVDTLRRLYPPQQNK is encoded by the coding sequence ATGTTTTCTGGAATAGTTCAGGAGCTCGGTGAAATATTTAGTATTCAACCGAGAGATGAGGGTTTAACTATAGGTGTGAAGTGCTCTTCCACATGTGTTTCTACATTGGAAAGCGGCTGTAGTGTAGCTATCGATGGTATTTGTCTTACCTTAGTTAAACTTGAGGAAGAGGGCTTAATGTTTTTTGACATTATTCCAGAAACTCTTGTTTGTACTACAATAGGAGAACGGATTGTTGGCGATCGTGTAAATATTGAACGTTCTTTAAAAGCCTCCGATGAAATTGGTGGCCATATGGTCTCCGGTCATGTTTGTGGTGTCGGAGAGATTGTGCGTATAGAGAAAAATCGGTATTATTTTCGTGTGCCAAGTTCCTTATCTATATACCTTTTTGAGAAGGGATTTATTGCAGTAGATGGAATTAGTCTGACGGTTGTCACTGTCGAGGAAGATGTGTTTTCAGTAGGCTTAATTCCAGAGACGTTATCTCGAACGACTTTAGGATATAAACGGGAAGGGGCAAAAGTGAATATTGAGCCCGACATGGCAACAAAAACACAAGTGGATACTTTAAGACGTTTATATCCTCCACAACAAAACAAATAA
- a CDS encoding class I SAM-dependent methyltransferase yields the protein MDYKLLDSGDGKKLESFGPVTLIRPSCTAIWPKSSPSLWKKACAEYQRSGEEGQWYCRSSVPKEWRILLDTVDCTLKLTPFGHVGIFPEHSGFWPELKQSIERHAECRVLNLFAYTGSTSIFAAQCGAKVCHVDASKSAVKWAQKNVENNVLSEKKIFWVIEDVFSFLQKEIRRGKKYEVILLDPPTYGRGPNGEVFKIDKDFFSLLHLCSKLLSDSSSYILITSHTPGHTPAFLQSLAMRALPLDKRFWSSGESFCGSGDQALPSGVFAKWSL from the coding sequence ATGGACTATAAATTATTGGATAGTGGTGATGGGAAAAAGTTAGAAAGCTTTGGCCCAGTAACCCTTATTCGACCTTCTTGCACGGCTATTTGGCCGAAGAGTTCGCCATCTCTATGGAAAAAGGCGTGCGCTGAATATCAAAGGTCCGGAGAGGAAGGACAGTGGTACTGTAGATCTTCTGTTCCCAAAGAGTGGCGAATTCTCCTGGATACAGTTGACTGCACCCTAAAGCTCACTCCTTTTGGACATGTAGGCATTTTCCCTGAGCATAGCGGGTTTTGGCCAGAATTGAAGCAGAGTATAGAACGGCATGCAGAATGTCGGGTCTTAAATTTGTTTGCTTATACGGGTTCTACATCTATTTTTGCAGCACAATGTGGGGCAAAGGTATGCCACGTCGATGCTTCAAAATCTGCAGTGAAATGGGCACAAAAGAATGTTGAGAACAACGTCTTGTCTGAAAAAAAGATTTTCTGGGTTATTGAAGATGTCTTTTCTTTTTTGCAAAAAGAAATCCGGAGAGGGAAAAAATACGAGGTAATTCTCCTTGATCCTCCAACCTATGGTCGTGGGCCTAATGGGGAGGTTTTTAAAATAGATAAGGATTTCTTCTCGCTACTTCACTTGTGTTCTAAACTACTATCAGATTCTTCTTCGTATATTCTGATCACATCGCATACCCCAGGACACACACCAGCCTTTTTACAGAGTTTAGCTATGAGAGCTTTACCTTTAGATAAACGGTTTTGGAGTTCTGGAGAAAGTTTTTGCGGTTCCGGAGATCAAGCTTTACCTTCAGGAGTATTTGCTAAATGGAGTTTATAG
- a CDS encoding RNA methyltransferase translates to MEFIGKNNPKVKEAVALKLNRSRKGPLFLLEGFREIQKALSSGYECERIFYGTNVTEKERSFFNRIQKMPLEKVYCSEETLSRLSYKEHHDNFIAVMKKRWWSRKEFLNQKKNPLPFYLIIEQVEKPGNVGALLRIADGVGADGVVLCDPIVDLYNPNVIRSSLGTVFTLPIWSATLEEVLQTLSEEKWQVFVTTPRASSLYFCENYNQPLALVFGSEKDGLTSSWLNGDFSKISLPMLGQADSLNLSTAVSAVAYEVIRQRWVS, encoded by the coding sequence ATGGAGTTTATAGGAAAAAATAACCCCAAGGTAAAAGAAGCGGTGGCTTTAAAGCTTAACCGTTCTCGCAAAGGCCCATTGTTCCTCTTGGAAGGATTTCGAGAAATTCAAAAAGCTCTATCTTCAGGATATGAATGTGAAAGAATTTTTTATGGAACTAATGTTACAGAAAAGGAACGATCTTTTTTTAATCGCATTCAAAAAATGCCTCTGGAAAAAGTATATTGTTCAGAAGAAACTCTTTCCAGACTTTCTTATAAAGAGCATCATGATAATTTCATTGCGGTGATGAAAAAACGTTGGTGGTCCCGAAAGGAATTTTTAAACCAGAAAAAGAATCCCTTACCATTTTATTTAATCATAGAGCAGGTGGAAAAACCTGGGAATGTCGGCGCTTTACTTAGAATTGCTGATGGCGTGGGAGCCGATGGGGTGGTTTTATGCGATCCTATTGTTGATTTGTATAATCCCAATGTAATTCGATCTTCGTTAGGGACGGTATTCACTCTTCCTATCTGGTCTGCAACCTTAGAAGAGGTGTTGCAAACTCTTTCTGAGGAAAAATGGCAAGTTTTTGTAACGACTCCTAGAGCGAGTTCTCTATATTTTTGTGAAAATTATAATCAGCCACTCGCCTTAGTATTTGGCTCTGAAAAAGATGGGCTAACCTCATCTTGGCTGAATGGGGATTTTTCTAAAATATCTTTACCCATGCTGGGTCAAGCAGATTCCTTAAACTTATCTACAGCCGTATCCGCAGTTGCTTACGAAGTAATTCGACAGCGTTGGGTTTCCTAG
- a CDS encoding TraR/DksA family transcriptional regulator — protein MPLSEEEIANFKHRLLEMKHKLSHTLEGNAQEVKKPNEATGYSQHQADQGTDTFDRTISLEVTTKEYELLRQINRALEKIEESSYGICDVSGEEIPLARLMAIPYATMTVKAQSQFEKGLLYGN, from the coding sequence ATGCCGTTGTCTGAGGAAGAAATAGCCAATTTTAAACACAGACTTCTAGAAATGAAACATAAGTTGTCCCATACTCTGGAAGGCAATGCTCAAGAAGTCAAAAAACCTAACGAAGCCACTGGATATTCTCAGCATCAAGCTGATCAAGGTACAGACACTTTTGATAGAACAATCAGCTTAGAAGTGACAACAAAAGAATATGAGCTATTAAGACAAATTAATCGAGCTCTAGAAAAAATTGAAGAGTCTTCCTACGGCATCTGTGATGTAAGTGGAGAAGAAATCCCTCTAGCTCGTTTGATGGCGATCCCTTACGCCACGATGACGGTCAAAGCTCAATCGCAATTTGAGAAAGGGCTACTTTACGGAAACTAA
- the nrdR gene encoding transcriptional regulator NrdR: MQCPFCNHGELKVIDSRNAPEANAIKRRRECLNCGQRFTTFETVELTLQVLKRDGRYENFQESKLINGLNAASSHTRIGQDQVHAIASNVKSELLGKQNREISTKEIGELVMKYLKKADMIAYIRFACVYRRFKDVGELMEVLLSATPDMEK; encoded by the coding sequence GTGCAGTGTCCTTTTTGCAATCATGGGGAACTAAAGGTTATAGATTCGAGAAATGCGCCAGAAGCAAATGCGATTAAACGCCGAAGAGAGTGTTTAAATTGCGGACAAAGGTTCACCACGTTTGAAACTGTTGAGCTAACTCTGCAAGTATTAAAGCGGGATGGTCGTTACGAAAACTTCCAAGAATCTAAGCTAATTAACGGATTGAATGCCGCTTCCAGTCACACACGTATAGGACAAGATCAAGTGCACGCGATAGCGTCTAACGTGAAATCAGAACTCCTTGGCAAACAAAATAGGGAAATCTCTACCAAAGAAATTGGCGAACTAGTAATGAAATATCTAAAAAAGGCAGACATGATTGCCTACATTAGATTTGCCTGCGTCTATAGAAGATTTAAAGATGTTGGCGAGTTAATGGAGGTTCTGCTATCTGCAACTCCGGATATGGAAAAATAG